A genomic segment from Aegilops tauschii subsp. strangulata cultivar AL8/78 chromosome 1, Aet v6.0, whole genome shotgun sequence encodes:
- the LOC109748918 gene encoding non-specific lipid-transfer protein 2: protein MAAKATLVCFMVVALATALLAAPSMVEAATCSPTQLTPCAPAIIGNAAPSAACCGKLKAHPASCLCKYKKDPNLQRYVNSPNGKKVFAACKLRLPRC from the coding sequence ATGGCTGCCAAGGCGACCCTCGTCTGCTTCATGGTTGTGGCTCTCGCGACGGCGCTCCTGGCGGCGCCGAGCATGGTGGAGGCGGCGACGTGCAGCCCGACGCAGCTGACCCCGTGCGCGCCGGCGATCATCGGGAACGCGGCGCCGAGCGCCGCGTGCTGCGGGAAGCTGAAGGCGCACCCGGCGAGCTGCCTGTGCAAGTACAAGAAGGACCCCAACCTGCAGCGCTACGTCAACTCCCCCAACGGCAAGAAGGTCTTCGCCGCGTGCAAGCTGCGCCTGCCAAGGTGCTGA